A portion of the Oncorhynchus gorbuscha isolate QuinsamMale2020 ecotype Even-year linkage group LG07, OgorEven_v1.0, whole genome shotgun sequence genome contains these proteins:
- the LOC124039804 gene encoding UDP-glucuronosyltransferase 2A1-like yields the protein MMKLTRDIYVFVIAQLCIIGSVNCGNILVWHTEGSHWINLKPILETLIDRGHSVTVLVQSASVYMDPTEKARFSYERFNVSISMQQMNDFFEEFIHFHMYEIDHLSYLQIHWKEYHIAKRELKFSIQICDGLLRSETVMRRLREAKYDVLLSDPIYPCSDLVAEDLGIPLVYTLRFSIAHMWERLCGQLPSPPSFVPGAMIKLTDKMSFTERLLNFLFYASQDMMAYGYWQDIDAYYSEIRGKPSTYCEVMGQADLWLIRTYWDFDYPRPFLPNFKFVGGIHCKPAKPLPDDMEEFVQSSGDDGIVVFTLGSMIKNLTTEKGNMIASALGQIPQKVLWRLSGEKPETLAPNTRVLDWIPQNDLLGHPKTRAFITHGGTNGIYEAIYHGVPMVGIPMFADQPDNMVHMKAKGAAVIMNINTMKTQDLVDGLNTVINEPSYKENVLRLSRIHHDRPISPKDEAVFWIEFTMRNKGAKHLRVQAHELTWYQYHSLDVFAFLLAIAMLLTLLFIKTCLFCVRRCCYGAKSKRKTE from the coding sequence ATGATGAAGCTGACACGGGATATCTATGTGTTTGTGATCGCACAGTTATGTATCATAGGGAGTGTAAACTGTGGAAACATATTAGTTTGGCATACTGAAGGCAGTCACTGGATCAACCTCAAGCCTATACTGGAGACTCTGATTGACAGAGGACACAGTGTTACAGTGCTGGTGCAGAGTGCCTCTGTATACATGGACCCCACGGAAAAGGCTCGCTTCAGCTACGAACGATTCAACGTCTCCATCTCAATGCAACAGATGAACGATTTCTTTGAGGAGTTCATCCACTTTCACATGTACGAGATAGACCACCTGAGCTACTTGCAGATCCATTGGAAGGAGTATCATATTGCAAAAAGAGAATTAAAGTTTTCCATCCAGATATGTGACGGACTGCTGAGGTCAGAGACCGTCatgaggagactgagagaggccAAGTATGATGTTCTGTTATCCGACCCAATCTACCCCTGCAGTGACCTGGTGGCTGAGGATCTGGGCATTCCTTTGGTCTACACCCTGCGTTTCTCTATTGCCCACATGTGGGAGAGGCTCTGTGGGCAGCTGCCTTCTCCACCATCCTTTGTCCCTGGTGCCATGATCAAGTTAACTGACAAAATGAGCTTCACTGAAAGACTGTTGAACTTCCTCTTCTATGCGTCCCAGGACATGATGGCATACGGTTATTGGCAAGACATAGacgcctactacagtgagattcGAGGGAAGCCATCGACTTATTGTGAGGTGATGGGCCAAGCTGACTTGTGGCTGATCCGGACATACTGGGACTTTGACTACCCTCGTCCTTTCCTCCCTAACTTCAAGTTTGTGGGGGGAATCCACTGCAAGCCTGCCAAGCCCTTACCAGACGACATGGAGGAGTTTGTGCAGAGCTCTGGAGATGACGGCATTGTGGTGTTCACCCTCGGGTCCATGATCAAGAACCTCACCACAGAGAAAGGGAACATGATCGCCTCAGCCCTGGGGCAGATTCCCCAGAAGGTCCTGTGGAGGCTCAGTGGGGAGAAGCCTGAGACCCTGGCCCCCAACACCAGAGTCTTGGACTGGATCCCGCAGAATGACCTGCTGGGTCACCCCAAGACCAGAGCCTTCATCACCCACGGTGGAACCAACGGCATCTATGAGGCCATCTATCACGGAGTCCCCATGGTGGGAATTCCTATGTTCGCTGACCAGCCAGACAACATGGTCCACATGAAGGCCAAGGGGGCGGCGGTCATCATGAACATCAACACCATGAAAACCCAGGATCTGGTGGATGGACTCAACACTGTGATCAACGAGCCGTCGTATAAGGAGAACGTCTTGAGGCTGTCCAGGATCCACCATGACAGGCCCATCAGTCCCAAGGATGAGGCAGTGTTCTGGATAGAGTTCACCATGAGGAATAAAGGTGCCAAGCACCTGAGAGTCCAGGCCCACGAGCTCACCTGGTACCAGTACCACAGCCTGGACGTGTTCGCTTTCCTACTGGCCATCGCGATGCTGCTCACCCTCCTCTTCATCAAAACATGCCTCTTCTGTGTCCGGCGGTGCTGTTATGGAGCAAAGTCTAAACGGAAGACAGAGTGA